A stretch of the Panthera uncia isolate 11264 chromosome D1, Puncia_PCG_1.0, whole genome shotgun sequence genome encodes the following:
- the LOC125915938 gene encoding olfactory receptor 5M9-like, translating into MLNFTDVTEFILLGLTSHQEWQVLFFVIFLAVYIVTVVGNIGMIMLIKISPQLNSPMYFFLSHLSFVDVWFSSNVTPKMLENLLSETKTISYAGCLVQCFFFIALVHVEIFILAVMAFDRYMAIGNPLLYGSKMSRAVCLRLISFPYIYGFLTSLAATLWTYGLYFCGRIEINHFYCADPPLIKMACAGTFVKEYTMIILAMPNFTDVTEFVLLGLTSRQEFQVLFFAIFLVVYTITLLGNVGMIILISISPQLQSPMYFFLSHLSFVNVWLSSNVTPKMLENLLSETKTISYVGCLVQCYFFIALVHVEVYILAVMAFDRYMAICKPLLYGSRMSRIVCVQLISVPYVYGFSVSLICTLWTHGLYFCGNFEINHFYCADPPLIKIACGGVHIKEYTMIVIAGINFTYSLSVVFTSYALIVVTVLRMHSAEGRKKAFSTCGSHLTAVTLFYGTLIFMYLRRPTEESVEQGKMVAVFYTTVIPMLNPMIYSLRNKDVRETVNKAIAKANVGQ; encoded by the exons ATGCTCAATTTCACCGATGTGACAGAGTTTATTCTTTTGGGATTAACCAGTCATCAGGAATGGCAAGTTCTCTTCTTCGTCATTTTTCTTGCGGTCTATATTGTCACCGTGGTGGGCAACATTGGCATGATTATGTTAATTAAGATCAGTCCACAGCTTAACAGCCCCATGTACTTTTTTCTCAGTCATTTGTCATTTGTTGATGTGTGGTTTTCCTCCAATGTCACCCCTAAAATGCTGGAAAATCTGTTATCAGAGACAAAAACTATTTCCTATGCTGGTTGTTTGGTGcaatgtttctttttcattgccctTGTCCATGTAGAAATTTTTATTCTTGCTGTGATGGCCTTTGATAGGTATATGGCAATTGGGAACCCTCTGCTCTATGGCAGCAAAATGTCTAGAGCTGTCTGTCTTCGACTGATTTCTTTCCCTTACATATATGGTTTTCTGACTAGTCTGGCAGCAACCCTCTGGACATATGGCTTGTACTTTTGTGGGAGAATTGAGATCAACCACTTCTACTGTGCAGACCCACCTCTCATCAAAATGGCGTGTGCTGGGACCTTCgtaaaagaatatacaatgatcATACTT GCAATGCCAAATTTCACAGATGTGACAGAATTTGTTCTTCTGGGCTTGACCAGTCGTCAGGAATTTCAAGTTCTCTTTTTTGCCATATTCCTAGTAGTTTACACGATCACTCTTTTAGGGAACGTTGGTATGATCATTCTGATCAGCATCAGTCCTCAGCTTCAGAGCCCTATGTACTTTTTCTTGAGCCATTTGTCTTTTGTCAATGTGTGGTTGTCTTCCAATGTCACCCCCAAAATGCTGGAAAATTTATTATCAGAGACAAAAACTATTTCCTATGTGGGGTGTTTGGTGCAGTGCTACTTTTTCATCGCCCTTGTCCACGTGGAGGTCTATATCTTGGCAGTGATGGCCTTTGATCGCTacatggccatctgcaagccttTGCTTTATGGCAGTAGAATGTCCAGGATTGTCTGTGTTCAACTTATCTCTGTGCCTTATGTCTATGGATTCTCTGTTAGCCTAATATGCACCCTCTGGACACATGGATTGTACTTCTGTGGAAACTTTGAAATCAACCACTTCTATTGTGCAGACCCTCCTCTCATCAAGATTGCCTGTGGGGGGGTCCACATCAAAGAATACACGATGATTGTTATTGCTGGAATTAActtcacatattctctctctgtggTCTTCACGTCCTACGCCCTCATTGTAGTCACCGTGCTACGGATGCACTCTGCTGAGGGCAGGAAGAAGGCGTTCTCCACATGTGGGTCCCACTTGACAGCTGTGACCCTGTTTTATGGGACTCTCATATTCATGTACCTCAGGCGTCCCACTGAAGAGTCCGTGGAGCAGGGGAAAATGGTGGCCGTGTTCTATACCACAGTGATCCCCATGCTGAATCCCATGATCTACAGTCTGAGGAACAAGGATGTGAGAGAGACAGTCAACAAAGCAATTGCCAAGGCAAATGTGGGGCAGTGA
- the LOC125915944 gene encoding LOW QUALITY PROTEIN: olfactory receptor 1038-like (The sequence of the model RefSeq protein was modified relative to this genomic sequence to represent the inferred CDS: deleted 1 base in 1 codon): MVERNNTRVTEFILLGFSVHREIEITLFFLISVVYTLTLVGNLGMISLIRLDSRLHTPMYFFLSNLAFVDLCYSSSIAPKFLQTLLTKHRSISFYACATQLGFFLNFLISEMLLLAVMAYDRYVAICNPLLYMVSMSPKVCMQLVTGPYLYSFSVALLHTAVTFQLIYCGPNIINHFYCDDVPLMALACSDTSLKEILIFIFAGFNMTSSFTTVLISYLYIVAAILKIQSTEGRFRAFSTCASHLTAVTIFYGTLIFMYLQPKSNHSLDTDKMASVFYTIVIPMLNPMIYSLRNKEVKNALRKLIDKCYILLLTNFKK, translated from the exons ATGGTTGAAAGGAATAACACCAGGGTGACAGAATTCATTCTTTTGGGCTTTTCTGTCCATAGAGAGATTGAaatcactctc ttttttctcatttcagtaGTATATACTCTAACTTTGGTAGGGAACCTTGGGATGATTTCATTAATACGATTGGATTCTCGACTTCACACACCCATGTACTTTTTTCTCAGCAATCTGGCCTTTGTAGACCTCTGTTACTCTTCATCAATAGCCCCCAAGTTCCTGCAGACCCTCCTGACCAAGCACAGGTCTATATCTTTCTATGCATGTGCAACACAGTTGGGCTTTTTCCTGAACTTCTTGATTTCAGAGATGCTCCTTCTTGCAGTGATGGCTtatgaccgctatgtggccatctgcaaTCCTCTTCTCTACATGGTGAGCATGTCCCCAAAAGTGTGTATGCAACTAGTAACAGGCCCCTACTTATACAGCTTTTCTGTTGCTTTGCTCCACACAGCTGTTACTTTCCAACTGATTTATTGTGGCCCAAATATCATCAATCACTTTTATTGTGATGATGTCCCTTTGATGGCCCTTGCCTGCTCAGACACCAGTCTCAAAGAAATCTTGATTTTCATCTTTGCGGGTTTCAACATGACCAGCTCTTTCACCACTGTTCTTATTTCTTACTTATACATCGTGGCTGCCATCTTGAAAATCCAATCTACAGAAGGAAGGTTCAGAGCTTTCTCAACCTGTGCGTCTCATCTGACTGCTGTGACTATATTCTATGGGACTCTGATCTTCATGTATCTGCAGCCAAAATCAAACCATTCCCTTGACACAGACAAAATGGCCTCTGTGTTCTACACAATTGTAATTCCTATGCTGAACCCAATGATCTATAGCTTGAggaacaaagaggtgaaaaatgccTTGAGGAAATTAATTGACAAATGTTATATCCTGCTtctaacaaactttaaaaaatga